One stretch of Roseimicrobium sp. ORNL1 DNA includes these proteins:
- a CDS encoding S8 family serine peptidase — protein MSGSPSRWITPEQAAAAMRNGRGRGIRVAVLDSGVEWDHPDLSGVKIADDLCMEEDMGILEAKPGERTDLFGHGTAVASIIHEMAPEAEIGSFRVLDAKNQSQSEMICFGARLALERGYHILNCSFGARLKSQILMFKDWVDDAYLAGIHVVAACNNDDFRKPEWPGDFTSVITVNMLDTPQRDMIFRNPPGTLVEFAALGVQVNVPWKGGIRREATGSSFAAPRAAGLLARILSVFPHTSPLQAKSLLQQIASGLPDRKRLRLPTLASQPAPA, from the coding sequence ATGTCCGGCTCCCCCTCCAGATGGATCACGCCTGAGCAAGCCGCCGCCGCCATGCGCAACGGTCGCGGGCGAGGCATCCGCGTGGCGGTGCTCGACTCCGGTGTGGAGTGGGACCACCCCGACCTGAGCGGGGTGAAAATCGCCGATGACCTGTGCATGGAGGAGGACATGGGCATTCTCGAGGCAAAGCCCGGGGAACGCACGGACCTCTTCGGCCACGGCACAGCGGTGGCCAGCATCATCCACGAGATGGCGCCGGAGGCGGAAATCGGCAGCTTCCGTGTGCTGGATGCGAAGAACCAGTCCCAGAGCGAAATGATCTGCTTCGGCGCGCGGCTGGCGCTGGAGCGCGGGTACCACATCCTGAACTGCAGCTTCGGCGCGCGGCTGAAGTCGCAGATCCTCATGTTCAAGGATTGGGTGGACGATGCCTACCTCGCGGGCATCCACGTGGTGGCCGCGTGCAACAACGATGACTTCCGCAAGCCCGAGTGGCCGGGGGATTTCACCAGTGTGATCACGGTGAACATGCTGGACACGCCGCAGCGCGACATGATTTTCCGCAACCCGCCCGGCACCCTGGTAGAATTCGCCGCGCTGGGGGTGCAGGTGAATGTGCCGTGGAAGGGCGGCATCCGCCGTGAGGCCACCGGGAGCAGCTTCGCCGCGCCGCGTGCCGCCGGGCTGCTGGCGCGGATTCTCTCCGTTTTTCCGCACACTTCCCCCTTGCAGGCAAAGTCCTTGCTGCAACAGATAGCCAGCGGCCTCCCGGACCGGAAACGCCTGCGCCTGCCCACGCTCGCGTCACAACCGGCTCCAGCCTGA